The following coding sequences lie in one Panicum virgatum strain AP13 chromosome 6N, P.virgatum_v5, whole genome shotgun sequence genomic window:
- the LOC120679413 gene encoding probable calcium-binding protein CML7: protein MGGGKDLTDDQIASMREAFSLFDTDGDGRIAPSELGVLMRSLGGNPTQAQLRDIAAQEKLTAPFDFPRFLDLMRAHLRPEPFDRPLRDAFRVLDKDASGTVSVADLRHVLTSIGEKLEPHEFDEWIREVDVAPDGTIRYDDFIRRIVAK, encoded by the coding sequence ATGGGCGGCGGCAAGGACCTCACGGACGACCAGATCGCCTCCATGCGGGAGGCCTTCTCGCTCTTCGacaccgacggcgacggccgcaTCGCGCCCTCGGAGCTCGGCGTCCTCATGCGCTCCCTCGGCGGCAACCCCACGCAGGCGCAGCTCCGCGACATCGCCGCGCAGGAGAAGCTCACGGCCCCCTTCGACTTCCCGCGCTTCCTCGACCTCATGCGCGCCCACCTCCGCCCGGAGCCCTTCGACCGCCCGCTCCGCGACGCCTTCCGCGTCCTCGACAAGGACGCCTCCGGCACCGTCTCCGTCGCCGACCTCCGCCACGTCCTCACCTCCATCGGCGAGAAGCTCGAGCCCCACGAGTTCGACGAGTGGATCCGCGAGGTCGACGTCGCGCCCGACGGCACCATCCGCTACGACGACTTCATCCGCCGCATCGTCGCCAAATGA
- the LOC120679285 gene encoding LRR receptor kinase BAK1-like: MASRRSLPRLLIHLLLLLLSAAAAAEASSPRSAEVDALMELKAALDPSGRALASWAGGGDPCGRGDYFEGVSCDARGRVAAIALQGKGLAGTVPPALAMLPGLTGLYLHYNDLRGDIPRELAGLPDLAELYLGVNNLSGAIPAELGRLRSLQVLQLGYNQLSGSIPTQLGRLKKLTVLALQSNQLTGAIPASLGDLPALTRLDLSSNQLFGSIPSKLAEIPQLLTLDLRNNTLSGSVPSGLKKLHEGFHYENNSELCGAQFDSLKACPDDGNDDGKMPHKPESTSVKPQQIQKTADLNRNCDTGGCSRSSTLSAGAVIAGTIIIVAGAAACGLSVFSWHRRQKQKVGSSVEHLEGRLSLDQSKETCQRSASSLINVEYSSGWDTSSEGSQHGVRLSSEGSPSVRFNLEEVECATQYFSDVNLLGKSNFAATYKGIMRDGSVVAVKSINKSSCKSEEADFLKGLRMLTSLRHDNLVGLRGFCRSRARGECFLVYEFMANGSLSQYLDVKEGDATVLDWATRVSIIKGIAKGIDYLHSSKPHKPPLVHQSISADKVLLDHLFTPRLAGAGLHKLLADDVVFSSLKDSAAMGYLSPEYTTTGRSTDKSDVYAFGVVVLQALTGRRAVSSHLRLGAESGRLDDLVDPRLGGRFSRAEAAKLAGVALLCTAEAPAQRPAMAAVLQQLGTSQ; encoded by the exons ATGGCGTCCAGGCGCTCGCTCCCCCGGCTGCTCATccacctcctgctcctgctcctctccgcggccgccgccgcggaggcgtcGTCCCCGCGCAGCGCGGAGGTGGACGCGCTCATGGAGCTCAAGGCGGCGCTGGACCCCTCGGGCCGCGCGCTCGCCtcgtgggcgggcggcggcgacccctgCGGCCGCGGGGACTACTTCGAGGGCGTCTCCTGCGACGCGCGCGGCAGGGTCGCCGCCATCGCGCTGCAGGGGAAGGGGCTCGCCGGCACCGTCCCGCCCGCGCTCGCCATGCTCCCGGGCCTCACCGGCCTCTACCTCCACTACAACGACCTCCGCGGGGACATCCCGCgggagctcgccggcctcccGGACCTCGCTGAGCTCTACCTCGGCGTCAACAACCTGTCCGGCGCCATCCCCGCCGAGCTCGGCCGGCTCCGCAGCCTCCAAG TACTGCAGCTCGGCTACAATCAGTTGTCAGGGAGCATCCCAACTCAGCTGGGTCGGCTAAAGAAGCTCACTGTTCTTGCCCTTCAGTCCAACCAGCTCACTGGCGCAATACCCGCATCCCTCGGGGACTTGCCGGCACTGACACGGCTGGACTTGAGCTCCAATCAACTCTTTGGCTCCATTCCTTCCAAGCTTGCTGAGATACCTCAGCTTTTGACACTGGACCTCCGGAACAACACGCTTTCAGGAAGTGTTCCATCTG GTCTGAAGAAGTTGCATGAGGGATTTCACTACGAGAACAATTCAGAGCTATGTGGAGCTCAATTCGATTCTCTGAAAGCTTGTCCTGACGACGGCAATGACGATGGCAAAATGCCCCATAAACCCGAATCAACCTCTGTCAAGCCCCAACAAATTCAAAAGACAGCTGACCTCAACAGAAATTGCGACACAGGAGGTTGCTCAAGATCTTCGACGCTCTCTGCAGGGGCTGTTATTGCTGGAACAATCATCATTGTAGCCGGAGCAGCAGCCTGCGGCCTGTCTGTGTTCTCATGGCACCGTCGCCAGAAACAGAAGGTTGGCAGTTCAGTTGAGCATTTGGAAGGCCGGCTTAGCCTGGACCAGTCAAAGGAAACATGTCAGAGAAGTGCCTCCTCACTGATCAATGTTGAGTACTCCAGTGGCTGGGACACTTCATCTGAGGGGTCACAGCATGGAGTGAGGCTGTCATCGGAGGGCTCACCAAGTGTGAGGTTCAATCTTGAGGAGGTGGAGTGTGCGACACAGTACTTCTCGGATGTGAACTTACTTGGCAAGAGCAATTTCGCAGCGACATACAAGGGGATCATGCGGGATGGCTCAGTTGTCGCGGTGAAGAGCATCAACAAGAGCAGCTGCAAATCGGAGGAGGCCGACTTCCTGAAAGGCCTCCGAATGCTCACGTCGCTGCGGCATGATAACCTTGTTGGTCTGAGGGGCTTCTGCCGGTCCCGGGCACGAGGGGAATGCTTCCTCGTCTATGAATTCATGGCGAATGGGAGCCTTTCGCAGTATCTTGATGTCAAGGAGGGCGATGCGACCGTCCTCGACTGGGCCACTCGGGTCTCCATCATCAAGGGCATTGCCAAAG GCATTGACTACCTCCACAGCAGCAAGCCACACAAGCCCCCTCTCGTCCACCAGAGCATCTCTGCGGACAAGGTCCTGCTGGACCACCTGTTCACCCcacgcctcgccggcgcgggccTGCACAAGCTCCTGGCCGACGACGTGGTGTTCTCGTCGCTCAAGGACAGCGCGGCCATGGGGTACCTCTCGCCGGAGTACACCACCACGGGGCGGTCCACCGACAAGAGCGACGTGTACGCGTTCGgcgtggtggtgctgcaggcACTGACGGGGCGGCGCGCCGTGTCGTCGCACCTCCGGCTGGGCGCCGAGTCCGGGAGGCTGGACGACCTCGTGGACCCGCGCCTCGGCGGCCGGTTCTCGCGGGCCGAGGCCgccaagctcgccggcgtcgcgcTGCTGTGCACCGCCGAGGCGCCCGCCCAGCGCCCCGCCATGGCGGCCGTGCTGCAGCAGCTAGGCACCAGCCAGTGA